Proteins co-encoded in one Cytobacillus sp. NJ13 genomic window:
- a CDS encoding response regulator transcription factor → MIKVLFVDDHEMVRIGVSSYLTAQPDIEVIGEADNGNTAIDLALELRPDIILMDLVMKEMDGIEATRRIIEQWPEAKIIIVTSFLDDEKVYPALEAGATSYMLKTSKASEIAEAVRSTYHGQSVLEPEVTGKMMVKMRQKNQQLPHEELTSREMEILLLMTEGKANQEIADELFIALKTVKTHVSNILSKLQVQDRTQAVIYAFKHSLVK, encoded by the coding sequence ATGATTAAAGTTTTATTTGTGGATGACCATGAAATGGTTCGGATTGGAGTTTCTTCCTATTTGACGGCACAGCCGGATATTGAGGTTATAGGAGAAGCGGATAACGGGAATACAGCTATTGATTTGGCACTCGAATTGAGGCCGGATATCATTTTGATGGATCTCGTTATGAAAGAAATGGACGGCATAGAAGCGACCAGAAGAATCATCGAGCAATGGCCGGAAGCTAAGATCATCATTGTGACAAGCTTCCTTGATGATGAAAAAGTGTATCCGGCTTTGGAAGCAGGGGCGACGAGCTATATGCTGAAAACCTCGAAAGCCAGTGAAATTGCTGAGGCAGTCCGCTCGACCTATCATGGACAATCGGTGCTGGAGCCGGAAGTGACAGGTAAAATGATGGTGAAAATGAGGCAGAAAAACCAGCAGCTGCCCCATGAAGAGCTGACGAGCCGCGAGATGGAAATCCTTCTTTTGATGACAGAAGGCAAAGCGAACCAGGAAATCGCTGACGAACTTTTCATTGCCTTAAAAACAGTCAAAACACATGTTAGCAATATATTAAGCAAGCTGCAGGTGCAGGACAGGACCCAGGCAGTCATTTATGCCTTCAAGCACTCGCTGGTTAAATAA
- a CDS encoding VanW family protein has translation MKFSWVLGIMLLTQTQTASLPDDLSIEHDGRSIASINRTEYQMPFPGLPLVDGERFIRLLEKLDRQTYIPPMNAYIGESGRVVPEKPGKILHRKAFTDIFYTYFYNNGPAKIEIPTLPVYPRVDRDLISHIRVKMIGQYVTYFNPNNASRSHNIQLAAEALDNYVVFPNEVFSFNRAVGKRTAGKGYKRAPVIVRGELSEDIGGGICQVSSTLFNAVDRAGVKVIERYSHSKKVPYVPPGRDATVSWYGPDFTFKNRYSSPLLIRAKALHGQVVIRVYSSDEIDYEPRQVPKASTMLPEEISIEKEAVLED, from the coding sequence ATGAAATTCTCATGGGTATTGGGGATCATGCTATTAACACAAACTCAAACTGCCAGTCTTCCTGATGACTTATCCATTGAACATGACGGAAGATCCATTGCAAGTATCAACAGGACAGAATATCAAATGCCGTTTCCCGGGCTTCCGCTAGTGGACGGTGAACGGTTTATTCGGCTCCTGGAAAAGTTAGATCGCCAGACGTATATTCCGCCTATGAACGCGTACATAGGCGAAAGCGGACGTGTCGTTCCTGAGAAGCCTGGAAAAATACTGCACCGCAAAGCATTCACAGATATTTTTTATACATATTTTTATAATAACGGGCCAGCTAAAATTGAGATCCCAACACTCCCCGTTTACCCGAGAGTGGATCGGGATCTTATCTCCCATATCCGGGTTAAAATGATCGGCCAGTATGTTACGTATTTTAATCCGAATAACGCGTCACGCTCCCATAATATCCAGCTTGCAGCCGAAGCCCTTGATAATTATGTTGTTTTTCCGAATGAAGTATTTTCTTTTAACCGTGCTGTCGGCAAAAGAACGGCGGGGAAAGGCTATAAGCGTGCTCCGGTTATCGTTAGAGGGGAACTGTCAGAAGATATCGGGGGCGGGATCTGCCAGGTATCCTCCACTCTATTCAATGCAGTTGACCGGGCAGGCGTCAAGGTGATCGAGCGTTATTCCCACAGCAAAAAGGTTCCCTATGTGCCGCCTGGCCGGGATGCAACTGTAAGCTGGTATGGCCCAGATTTCACTTTTAAAAACCGTTACAGTTCTCCCCTGCTCATACGAGCAAAAGCTTTGCATGGCCAAGTGGTAATCAGAGTATACTCCTCTGATGAAATTGACTATGAGCCCCGCCAGGTCCCAAAAGCGTCAACAATGCTGCCGGAAGAAATCAGCATTGAAAAGGAAGCGGTTTTAGAGGATTGA
- a CDS encoding cation diffusion facilitator family transporter, producing the protein MSVIALLKKGNKSSGMAAIGNTALAIAKGLAAFASGSGAMLATTLHSLADALNQGFVFFGSALAEKAPTKRFPTGFGRVINLFVLIAVIVISIMAYETIHKGWELIQHPKESTDLWLNVGVMLLAVGVDGFILLKAMKEIGHETRNPAKGFGIVPVAFKNVRLASPPTRLVFYEDIIATFGALLALVSILIAHFTGLYFLDGVGTILIGLLLVGIAVKIGFENTLGLIGVAAPKDIEDRIAQIILGDPQVVDIKQLRLIQEGRRYHVEGYIELVEGLTLADADDIKIGVRNQLLDDPDISDVTLGILETDQIQTWK; encoded by the coding sequence ATGTCTGTGATTGCTTTATTGAAAAAAGGAAACAAATCATCGGGGATGGCGGCGATCGGAAATACGGCACTGGCGATTGCTAAAGGGCTGGCAGCTTTTGCAAGCGGGAGCGGGGCCATGCTTGCTACGACCCTTCATTCTCTTGCTGATGCACTGAACCAGGGGTTTGTGTTTTTTGGCAGTGCGCTTGCGGAAAAGGCGCCAACCAAAAGATTCCCTACAGGATTTGGCCGGGTGATCAACTTGTTCGTATTAATTGCTGTTATCGTCATTTCCATCATGGCCTATGAAACGATACATAAAGGCTGGGAGTTGATTCAGCATCCAAAGGAATCAACCGACCTCTGGCTCAATGTAGGGGTTATGCTTCTTGCCGTAGGTGTTGATGGATTTATTTTATTGAAAGCCATGAAAGAAATCGGCCATGAAACCAGGAATCCTGCAAAGGGATTTGGTATTGTGCCTGTTGCCTTTAAAAATGTCAGGCTTGCCTCCCCTCCAACACGCCTGGTTTTTTATGAAGATATTATTGCGACATTTGGTGCCTTGCTTGCCCTTGTTTCGATTTTAATTGCTCATTTTACAGGACTTTACTTCCTGGATGGGGTAGGCACAATTTTAATTGGTCTGCTTTTGGTGGGCATCGCTGTGAAAATCGGATTTGAAAATACATTGGGCCTGATTGGAGTAGCGGCACCAAAAGATATTGAAGACCGTATCGCCCAAATTATTCTCGGTGATCCCCAAGTCGTGGATATTAAACAGCTGCGGCTGATCCAGGAAGGAAGAAGATATCATGTGGAAGGGTATATTGAGCTGGTCGAAGGTCTCACGCTTGCCGATGCGGATGATATAAAAATTGGTGTAAGAAATCAGCTGCTTGATGACCCCGATATTAGTGATGTAACTCTTGGTATTCTTGAAACAGACCAGATTCAGACGTGGAAATAA
- the rraA gene encoding ribonuclease E activity regulator RraA, giving the protein MDFKTADLCDDHSKELLICQQEFKSYGQKRKFSGPISTVRVFEDNVLVKEALESIPEGNVLVVDGGGSKRCALMGDRLGEIAQSRKLAGVIIYGCVRDTVELGSLDAGILALGSNPLKSRKEGKGDRNIPVTFGGIDWKPGEYVYADEDGVIVSSKALT; this is encoded by the coding sequence TTGGATTTCAAAACGGCCGATTTATGTGATGACCACAGCAAAGAGCTGCTTATTTGTCAGCAGGAGTTTAAATCTTATGGGCAAAAAAGAAAGTTTTCCGGTCCCATTTCAACGGTTAGAGTGTTTGAAGATAACGTGCTGGTAAAAGAGGCACTGGAGTCCATTCCAGAGGGAAATGTACTGGTGGTGGATGGCGGCGGATCAAAAAGATGCGCCTTAATGGGTGACCGGCTTGGGGAGATTGCTCAATCGAGAAAGCTTGCCGGTGTGATCATTTATGGCTGCGTCCGGGATACAGTGGAGCTTGGAAGCCTTGATGCAGGCATCTTGGCACTTGGCAGCAATCCTTTAAAAAGCCGAAAAGAAGGGAAAGGGGATCGAAACATCCCTGTTACGTTCGGCGGGATTGACTGGAAGCCGGGAGAATATGTATATGCAGATGAAGATGGCGTGATTGTCTCTTCGAAAGCTCTTACCTAA
- a CDS encoding flagellar basal body rod protein: MKKLGLLIAGGIAAMVLISNLGPIVGLAVSAAILYFVFKQFIKAESTMAKIGYGIIGFIALMATASNFPAILGLAAAYVLYLVYKKWNDSSSSVMEEDNDPFANFEKQWADLNRN, from the coding sequence ATGAAAAAACTTGGATTATTGATAGCAGGTGGAATTGCAGCCATGGTGCTGATTTCAAATCTGGGCCCGATTGTGGGTCTGGCAGTAAGTGCGGCGATTCTATACTTTGTGTTTAAACAATTTATAAAAGCTGAAAGCACGATGGCAAAAATCGGCTATGGAATCATCGGGTTCATCGCTTTGATGGCCACGGCTTCCAATTTTCCGGCTATCTTAGGGCTTGCAGCTGCATACGTTCTATATCTGGTCTATAAAAAGTGGAACGATTCAAGCTCTAGTGTAATGGAAGAAGACAATGACCCTTTTGCTAACTTTGAAAAGCAATGGGCGGATTTAAACAGAAACTAA
- a CDS encoding PspA/IM30 family protein, protein MANLLTRIKDTVMADLHEALDKKEKKNPIALLNQYLRECERETEKVRKLLERQYTLKEEFTREYEQAKNLADKRKRQAEVATQAGEEELYQFAAQEQMQYEERASRLKDLLNQAVQQMGDLERKYEEMKHKLKDMHIRRMELMGRENITRANHQMDKVLDQNNDKSFTRFQEIESYLDRLEHQVKSSYHRSTIDARIAQLEKELEKKPVL, encoded by the coding sequence ATGGCAAACCTATTAACGAGAATCAAAGATACAGTAATGGCAGACCTTCATGAAGCATTGGATAAAAAGGAGAAAAAGAATCCAATCGCACTCTTAAACCAATACCTTCGTGAATGTGAGCGTGAAACCGAAAAGGTCCGCAAGCTTTTGGAACGTCAATATACATTGAAGGAAGAGTTCACTCGAGAATACGAGCAGGCGAAAAACCTTGCAGACAAACGCAAGCGCCAGGCAGAGGTTGCCACGCAGGCAGGTGAAGAAGAACTCTATCAGTTTGCAGCTCAGGAGCAAATGCAGTATGAAGAGCGTGCCAGCCGTTTGAAGGATCTCCTGAACCAGGCAGTACAGCAAATGGGTGATCTTGAAAGAAAATACGAGGAAATGAAGCACAAACTGAAGGATATGCACATCCGCCGCATGGAGCTGATGGGCCGTGAAAACATCACACGTGCCAACCACCAAATGGATAAAGTGCTTGATCAAAACAATGATAAGTCTTTTACAAGATTCCAGGAAATCGAATCCTATCTTGACCGTCTTGAACATCAGGTGAAAAGCTCCTACCACCGCAGCACAATCGATGCCCGCATCGCACAGCTGGAAAAAGAGCTTGAGAAAAAGCCTGTATTGTAA
- the liaF gene encoding cell wall-active antibiotics response protein LiaF gives MNINNKSDYMSWIIILGIVFLFVEIAFFNSGVIFSLLVPIGMVYIGRKRMPKSSGKWLFWLGLIFLLINIFSMMTLKFFLLAILIHLLIQFGQSKKDPKRIQPEFKEPAVNLQKETVIKKNPLFSNIFVGQQKTPEQVYEWNDINIQTGIGDTVIDLSYTVIPKGETVIFIRNFIGNVQVLVPYDVEVSVSHSAIVGKARIFDHEESKMFNQLLQLQTPGYDQSGQRVKIFTSLAVGDIEVKRV, from the coding sequence ATGAACATTAACAACAAAAGCGATTATATGAGCTGGATTATCATATTGGGCATTGTCTTTCTCTTTGTGGAAATAGCCTTTTTTAATAGCGGCGTGATATTCTCTCTTCTTGTGCCAATTGGAATGGTATATATCGGAAGAAAGAGGATGCCTAAGAGCTCCGGAAAATGGCTTTTCTGGCTTGGGCTAATTTTTCTGCTCATCAATATTTTCAGCATGATGACACTGAAATTTTTCCTGCTGGCGATTCTGATTCACCTGCTGATTCAGTTTGGGCAGTCCAAAAAAGATCCTAAACGGATTCAGCCGGAGTTCAAGGAACCGGCAGTGAATCTCCAGAAAGAAACAGTCATTAAAAAGAATCCTCTTTTTTCCAATATATTCGTCGGCCAGCAAAAAACACCTGAGCAAGTATATGAATGGAATGATATAAATATCCAGACCGGCATAGGCGATACGGTCATAGACTTAAGCTATACGGTTATTCCCAAGGGAGAAACCGTGATTTTCATCCGGAACTTCATCGGAAATGTGCAGGTGCTTGTTCCCTATGACGTGGAGGTTAGTGTCAGCCATTCAGCCATTGTCGGTAAGGCCAGAATTTTCGATCACGAAGAATCAAAGATGTTTAACCAGCTCCTTCAGCTTCAGACGCCTGGCTATGATCAGTCAGGGCAGCGCGTTAAAATTTTCACTTCACTTGCAGTCGGGGATATCGAGGTGAAGCGCGTATGA
- a CDS encoding RAxF-45 family protein, whose amino-acid sequence MIGTVLARGEWIEFLTIYRAIFHGFAVNGTSLSFFSKFYMKTKQ is encoded by the coding sequence ATGATTGGAACTGTTTTGGCACGTGGTGAATGGATTGAATTCCTGACAATTTACCGTGCAATTTTTCATGGCTTTGCTGTTAACGGGACAAGTCTGTCCTTTTTTAGCAAATTTTATATGAAAACAAAACAGTGA
- the shc gene encoding squalene--hopene cyclase, which yields MRNVQLVKAEISRLTDLLKSSQSQDGSWAYPFEIGIMTDAYMIILLRTLNMKDESIIQKLAERIESRQDESGAWKLFRDEKEGNLSLTIEAYYALLYSGHRQKHDPHLAAARKFILSKGGVKKAGLFTKIMLAMTGQYPWPAIFPVPIEIVLLPPTSPVSIYQLSSFARINLLPVILLGSKKFRRRTENSPDLDEIFGTRDREELWEESRSDEWKKLADILSGLAESLIGLPDRLRSMAYEGTKQYMLERIEPDGTSLNYFSSTFYMIFALLALGCSPKDPVIIKAMKGLKGMSCTIDGHIHFQLTDAKVWNTALISHALQEAGADKSDAAILKANNYLLSRQQTRHGDWTVHNRKGLPGGWGFSDFNTIHPDVDDTTASLRSIHNQTGTAAEKSRQRGVQWALSMQNRDGGWPAFEKNVDNRLLNLIPIQGAEFILTDPSTADLTGRTIEYLGIFTTGAEPSIKRGISWLKKNQRKDGSWYGRWGICYLYGTWAALTGLTAAGEKKDEEYIRKAVEWLKSIQNEDGGWGESCRSDIEKRYVPLGNSTLTHTAWAVDALIAVSPENSPEIRKGMAFLIREGQRNDWTTDYPKGQGMAGFLYMHYHSYRYIWPLLALGHYEKKFMQKGSSE from the coding sequence ATGAGGAATGTGCAGCTAGTTAAGGCAGAAATCAGCCGGCTAACCGATTTGCTGAAAAGCAGCCAATCTCAGGATGGCTCATGGGCGTATCCTTTTGAAATTGGAATCATGACTGATGCTTATATGATTATTCTTTTGCGGACGCTTAACATGAAGGATGAAAGCATCATTCAAAAATTGGCGGAGAGAATTGAAAGCCGCCAGGATGAGAGTGGTGCGTGGAAGCTTTTTAGAGACGAAAAAGAAGGGAACTTATCTTTAACCATTGAAGCCTATTACGCCCTTTTGTACTCTGGCCATAGACAGAAGCATGATCCGCATCTGGCAGCTGCAAGGAAATTTATTTTATCAAAGGGCGGGGTAAAAAAAGCAGGATTATTTACGAAAATCATGCTTGCCATGACAGGCCAATATCCATGGCCGGCCATTTTTCCTGTGCCCATCGAAATTGTGCTGCTCCCTCCAACCAGCCCAGTCAGCATCTACCAGCTTTCAAGCTTTGCAAGAATTAATCTCCTGCCGGTTATCCTGCTTGGCAGCAAAAAATTCAGGCGAAGAACGGAAAATAGTCCGGATTTGGATGAAATCTTTGGAACAAGGGATAGGGAAGAACTATGGGAAGAAAGCCGTTCTGATGAATGGAAAAAACTTGCTGACATTCTTAGCGGCTTGGCCGAAAGCTTAATTGGATTACCTGATCGGCTCCGCAGCATGGCATATGAGGGAACAAAGCAATATATGCTCGAGCGGATTGAACCGGATGGAACATCATTAAATTATTTCAGCAGCACTTTTTATATGATTTTTGCCCTCCTTGCTCTCGGCTGCTCTCCAAAAGATCCAGTCATCATCAAGGCGATGAAGGGATTAAAGGGAATGTCCTGCACAATAGATGGACATATCCATTTTCAGTTAACAGACGCTAAAGTATGGAATACCGCTTTAATTTCCCACGCCCTCCAGGAAGCAGGTGCAGATAAATCAGATGCTGCGATTCTAAAAGCGAATAACTATTTGCTTTCAAGGCAGCAAACCCGTCACGGAGATTGGACGGTTCACAACCGCAAGGGACTTCCTGGAGGCTGGGGATTTTCAGACTTCAACACTATTCATCCTGATGTGGATGATACAACCGCCAGTCTGAGAAGCATTCACAATCAAACAGGAACGGCTGCCGAGAAATCCAGGCAGAGAGGAGTCCAATGGGCTTTATCCATGCAAAACCGTGATGGGGGGTGGCCTGCATTTGAAAAAAATGTGGATAACCGCCTGCTGAATCTAATTCCCATTCAAGGAGCAGAGTTTATTCTCACCGATCCGTCCACAGCAGATTTAACAGGCAGAACCATTGAATATTTAGGCATCTTCACTACAGGAGCTGAGCCTTCAATTAAAAGAGGAATAAGCTGGCTGAAAAAGAATCAGAGAAAAGACGGTTCCTGGTATGGGCGCTGGGGGATTTGCTATCTGTATGGAACCTGGGCAGCCCTTACCGGCCTCACCGCTGCAGGGGAAAAGAAAGATGAGGAGTACATCAGAAAAGCGGTTGAGTGGCTGAAGTCTATTCAGAATGAAGACGGCGGCTGGGGAGAATCCTGCAGAAGCGATATTGAAAAACGCTATGTTCCATTGGGAAACAGTACATTAACACATACTGCCTGGGCCGTGGATGCTTTAATTGCCGTTTCCCCTGAAAACAGCCCTGAGATCAGAAAAGGCATGGCCTTCCTGATCCGCGAGGGCCAAAGAAATGACTGGACGACAGATTACCCAAAAGGGCAGGGAATGGCCGGCTTCTTATACATGCACTATCACAGCTACCGGTATATTTGGCCGCTATTGGCACTAGGCCATTATGAAAAGAAATTCATGCAAAAAGGAAGCTCCGAATGA
- a CDS encoding sensor histidine kinase, whose amino-acid sequence MSIIQRQIAWGACMSLFILAVLTASFFTMFPIPGWRDLWETEILDIPFILFVPSISMALGLIFGLLSGIYWRRQLFAVDTMLHQVEEGRQLDVQETGKELHSIAVRAEKIQKHMADQAKISQKLANEKAEDIENRMQEIVSQERNRLARELHDSVSQQLFAASMMMSAITETQQDPEDRQAKQLKMVEEMIHQSQLEMRALLLHLRPAALKGKSLQEGIEELLVELLQKVAMEIEWKVENFPLDKGVEDHLFRILQEAVSNTLRHSKSQNLEVLLIQRDDYAILRVADDGVGFDVEETRAGSYGLQNMYERAAEVGGSMKIISVRNKGTRLEVKVPII is encoded by the coding sequence ATGAGTATCATTCAGCGGCAAATTGCCTGGGGAGCGTGCATGTCCCTCTTCATTCTTGCTGTCTTGACGGCTTCTTTTTTTACGATGTTTCCCATTCCCGGCTGGCGGGATCTGTGGGAAACGGAAATACTCGATATTCCGTTTATTCTATTTGTGCCGAGCATAAGCATGGCTCTTGGCCTGATCTTTGGATTATTGTCAGGCATTTACTGGCGCCGGCAGCTTTTTGCAGTAGACACTATGCTCCACCAGGTAGAGGAAGGCCGCCAATTGGATGTGCAGGAAACAGGTAAAGAATTGCATTCCATAGCAGTCAGGGCCGAGAAGATTCAAAAGCATATGGCAGATCAGGCAAAGATTTCTCAAAAGCTGGCAAATGAAAAAGCGGAAGATATCGAGAACAGGATGCAGGAAATCGTTTCCCAGGAAAGGAACAGGCTTGCACGCGAGCTTCACGATTCTGTCAGCCAGCAGCTGTTTGCAGCATCCATGATGATGTCCGCCATTACTGAAACCCAGCAGGATCCGGAAGACAGGCAGGCAAAACAGCTGAAAATGGTGGAAGAAATGATCCATCAGTCACAGCTGGAAATGCGTGCCCTGCTGCTGCACCTTCGTCCAGCTGCCCTTAAGGGCAAAAGCCTCCAGGAAGGAATTGAAGAGCTTCTGGTCGAATTGCTTCAAAAAGTAGCGATGGAGATTGAATGGAAGGTAGAGAATTTTCCGCTTGATAAAGGGGTGGAAGACCATCTATTCCGTATCCTTCAGGAAGCTGTGTCCAATACACTCCGCCATTCCAAATCGCAAAATCTTGAAGTGCTTCTGATTCAAAGAGATGATTATGCCATACTCCGTGTGGCTGATGATGGAGTCGGTTTTGATGTAGAGGAAACGAGGGCCGGCTCTTACGGTCTGCAGAATATGTATGAACGTGCCGCTGAAGTTGGCGGAAGCATGAAAATCATCAGTGTAAGAAACAAAGGAACCCGTCTTGAAGTAAAGGTTCCGATTATTTAA